The proteins below come from a single Candidatus Edwardsbacteria bacterium genomic window:
- a CDS encoding tetratricopeptide repeat protein, giving the protein LGASAYARNQVWRDDLLLWHDTVTKSPGKARPHLNRGNAFMKLGRYDRALGDYQRAVELDPAYAQAWYNRGLIYAIAKQYALARNDFKKAAELKPEYISAVINLGNTYNDTGEYLAAIEAYTQALRIDSSDANALCNRGLAYYRLGDRTNALKDYNQCLAADSTFINGYLNRGLLFLSEDLNPSALSDLDRYISVNKYNPRAYYYRSQALLKLGDTVSAGEDLKVYNSLSGSK; this is encoded by the coding sequence GCCTGGGGGCCTCGGCCTATGCCCGCAACCAGGTCTGGCGGGACGACCTGCTGTTGTGGCACGACACCGTCACCAAATCCCCCGGCAAGGCCCGGCCGCACCTCAACCGGGGCAATGCCTTTATGAAGCTGGGCCGGTATGACCGGGCTTTGGGGGACTACCAGCGAGCGGTCGAGTTGGATCCCGCCTATGCCCAGGCCTGGTATAACCGGGGTTTGATCTATGCCATCGCTAAGCAATACGCTCTGGCCAGAAATGATTTCAAAAAGGCCGCTGAGCTTAAGCCGGAATATATATCGGCTGTGATCAATCTGGGCAATACCTATAACGACACCGGAGAATACCTCGCGGCAATAGAAGCCTACACCCAGGCCCTGAGGATAGATTCCAGCGATGCCAACGCTTTGTGCAACCGCGGTCTGGCCTATTATCGCCTGGGAGATCGGACAAATGCTTTAAAAGATTACAACCAATGCCTGGCAGCGGACAGTACTTTTATCAACGGCTATCTCAACCGGGGGCTCCTGTTTCTGTCGGAGGATCTGAACCCTTCGGCCCTCAGTGATCTGGACCGCTATATTTCAGTCAATAAATACAATCCCCGGGCCTATTATTACCGCAGCCAGGCGCTTCTTAAGCTGGGCGACACCGTTTCGGCCGGGGAGGACCTTAAGGTTTATAATTCATTATCAGGAAGCAAATAA